The window TGCAGTCTTCGGCCGGTGCCTGCTCCGAGATGATAGCGGCGGCACCGAGCTCGATGGCCTTGCCAATGTAGGCGTGGCCATCGGCATGCGTGCCACGGATGGCCACGAAGGCGATGCCGGGACCAACATTACGAGAGTCGTAGGCAAGCCCTGTAATTTCCGTGTCCAAGCTGCCGGAGACGGCGGGCTTGTCGAGATGGGGGATGAAGTCGCGCAGCTTCATTGTGCGCCTCCTTTCACCGCCACCTTCACAGGGCGTTCGTTGCGGATGGCCAGATGGTCGAGAGTCTCGCGCACAACCTCAGCGAAAATCGGAGCCGCCACGCGACCGCCACGGATCATGGCGGCGCTTTCGGCCTTGGGATCGTCCAGCATGACGAGGCAGACGAGCTTGGGGTTGTCGATGGGGGCCATGCCCACAAAGGAGGTCAGGTAGGAACCGTCAATATAGCGCCTCTTTTCAGGATCATAGCGGCGGGTGGTGCCGGTCTTGCCACCGACGCGGACATCGGGCAGAGCGGCTCGCTTGCCGGTGCCTTCGAGCACGACTCCTTCGAGGAAGTCGCGCAGGGTAGCGGCGGTCTTGGCGGTGCAGACCTGCCAGACCGGACTGGGCTCGAGAACTTCGGCTTCTCCGTTGGGTTTGACAATGCGGTCAATAAGCCGCGGCTTCATAAGCACGCCCCCGTTGGCAATGGCGCCGTAGGCCATGCACATTTGCAGGGGGGTGACTGAGACTTCGTATCCAATAGGCATGCGTGAGTAGGTGGTGTTGCTCCACTTGCCGGTATTGAGGTAGCCGGCTTTCTCGCCGACGAGGCCGATCCCGGTGGGAGCACCGAATCCGAACCTGCTGGCATAGTCCAGCATCATGTCCTGTCCAACACGTTTGCTGATTTTGTACATGCCAATGTTGCTGGAGTGCACGAGCACTCCCTTGACGGTCTGCATGCCGAGGGGCTCGTCGTCGCTGAGCTTCACCTTCCGCACCGGGTCTTCGTAGTGCATGTTGCCGCAGTCGATCATCTCTCCTGCGGTGATCTTGCGGTTGTCCAGCCCGGCCGCCAGGGTAACGACTTTGAAGATGGAGCCGGGTTCGTAGGGCTCGGCAATCACATGGTTGGTCCAGGTGCTGGCCTCGGGGTTGTTGACGTCCCGGTGCGGGCGCGCCGCCATGGCCAGTACGGTGCCGGTGGCAGGCTCGGTGACGACAATAACCGCACGGCGGGCATC is drawn from Prosthecobacter vanneervenii and contains these coding sequences:
- a CDS encoding peptidoglycan D,D-transpeptidase FtsI family protein, which encodes MLLLLFVLLAGFSLVTWRLAVIQIKESPRLAALAAQKYQRHIVLPAHRGAIKDLSGEYLAHDEDVRELYTDRTHLREIVTVRHHLAAIQGVKALELREKLTDAETINAYHDHVAKVLDGILPQTEKEIRAQLATDKPEIVLAKQVDVETAKEWSDLFKTQHIFGIHMRPTVARRFPAQDRLSLVLGDTDPSNKGRWGVEKLMDARLTGVPGEQLIERDKSGHELPSYRGQATDPQHGSDVHLTIDMQLQDNVEAICERAWKTYDARRAVIVVTEPATGTVLAMAARPHRDVNNPEASTWTNHVIAEPYEPGSIFKVVTLAAGLDNRKITAGEMIDCGNMHYEDPVRKVKLSDDEPLGMQTVKGVLVHSSNIGMYKISKRVGQDMMLDYASRFGFGAPTGIGLVGEKAGYLNTGKWSNTTYSRMPIGYEVSVTPLQMCMAYGAIANGGVLMKPRLIDRIVKPNGEAEVLEPSPVWQVCTAKTAATLRDFLEGVVLEGTGKRAALPDVRVGGKTGTTRRYDPEKRRYIDGSYLTSFVGMAPIDNPKLVCLVMLDDPKAESAAMIRGGRVAAPIFAEVVRETLDHLAIRNERPVKVAVKGGAQ